In a single window of the Nicotiana tomentosiformis chromosome 10, ASM39032v3, whole genome shotgun sequence genome:
- the LOC104115118 gene encoding probable galacturonosyltransferase-like 9, which yields MKMGRFGFFDITVVCILLPLLFSRCYGIRSFPEERRFAEAPEYRNGVGCPVTAEGKTLSSCDPSLVHVAMTLDSEYLRGSMAAVHSVLRHASCPEHVFFHFIAAEFDATSPRVLTQLVRSIFPSLNFKVYIFREDTVLNLISSSIRQALENPLNYARNYLGDMLDPCVTRVIYLDSDVVLVDDIQKLWKVNLTGSRIIGAPEYCHANFTIYFTDTFWSDPVLSRVFGSRKPCYFNTGVMVMELKKWREGNYRQRIERWMELQRQKRIYELGSLPPFLLVFGGLVEPINHRWNQHGLGGDNVKGSCRSLHPGPVSLLHWSGKGKPWVRLDEKRPCPLDYLWEPYDLYKHNYRSKVRHNLGFLTSTNPFGYSNYFI from the coding sequence ATGAAAATGGGTCGTTTTGGGTTTTTTGATATTACTGTGGTTTGTATTCTGTTGCCTCTTTTGTTTTCGCGGTGTTATGGGATTCGTAGTTTCCCAGAGGAGAGGCGATTTGCAGAGGCGCCGGAGTACAGAAACGGCGTCGGATGTCCGGTGACGGCGGAGGGTAAAACGTTATCGTCTTGTGATCCCTCATTGGTCCACGTGGCGATGACGTTGGATTCTGAGTACCTCCGCGGATCCATGGCGGCTGTTCACTCAGTCCTCCGCCACGCGTCTTGCCCCGAACACGTCTTCTTCCACTTCATCGCCGCTGAGTTCGACGCGACGAGCCCGCGTGTGTTGACACAGCTGGTCCGATCCATTTTCCCTTCCCTCAACTTCAAAGTCTACATTTTCAGAGAAGACACAGTCCTAAATCTCATCTCATCATCGATCCGACAAGCTCTCGAAAACCCGTTAAACTACGCCCGGAACTATTTGGGCGATATGCTCGACCCGTGCGTGACACGTGTCATTTACTTGGACTCCGACGTAGTACTCGTCGACGATATTCAGAAGCTGTGGAAGGTGAACCTTACCGGGTCCCGAATCATCGGAGCACCCGAATACTGCCACGCGAATTTCACGATATACTTCACCGATACATTCTGGTCCGACCCGGTATTATCCCGGGTATTCGGGTCGAGAAAGCCGTGTTATTTCAACACGGGCGTAATGGTAATGGAGTTGAAGAAATGGAGAGAAGGAAATTACAGGCAGAGAATAGAGAGGTGGATGGAGTTACAGAGACAGAAGAGGATTTACGAATTGGGCTCATTGCCGCCGTTTTTGCTTGTATTTGGTGGGCTCGTCGAGCCCATTAATCATAGGTGGAATCAACATGGGCTCGGCGGTGATAATGTAAAGGGGTCGTGTAGGTCATTACATCCAGGCCCAGTAAGTTTGTTACATTGGAGTGGAAAAGGAAAACCATGGGTTAGACTTGATGAGAAAAGACCATGTCCTTTGGATTATCTTTGGGAGCCATATGATTTATACAAGCACAATTACAGGAGCAAAGTGAGACATAATTTGGGTTTTTTAACTAGTACTAATCCTTTTGGTTACTCTAATTATTTCATTTGA